The window GATCTTTGCCCAACATTTCGCCGGAAGCGATGCGGAACAACAATGCGTATCCAATTTGACCAGCGGCTCCTGTGACGGCGACGCGAACGGGCTTTTTGCTCATGGTGTGAACTCCAGATAGTGATAAGAAAACGGACTTCGCCGACCCCATCTGTGCATTCACTGCCGACCGGGTCATCTGGGTCTTCCAGACAGGTACACAAATAAATCTGAGTACGGGCAAACAGCTTTCGAGTGTACCCGCGAAAACCCGCAAAAGTCAATTTGTCTTATGTCTTATATAAGATATCATTGCCCCACTTTTGTGCCCGCCCTTTTCAAGGGCCAATGACATGACATCCCAAGTTTTTTCTGATGATTCCGCCGGTTTTCCAGACGCATCAGCAGCAGCGCCAGCCTTCAGCCCTCTGTACCAGCAAATCAAGGGGCTGATTCTCCAAAGCCTGCAATCGGGCGAATGGAAACCGGGCGAAGGAATACCCAGCGAAATGGACCTGGCGGCCCGCTACCGCGTCAGCCAAGGCACGGTTCGCAAAGCCATTGATGAATTGGCCAATGGAAATCTCTTGGTTCGCCGGCAAGGCAAAGGGACCTTTGTGGCCACCCACGCCGAGCAACAAGTCCAATACCGATTCCTCAAACTACTGCCCGATGAGGGAGATCCCAAAAGCGAAGGTCCAGCGCAACGCAAAATCATCGACTGCAAGCGCCTAAGAGCCAATGCCGACATTGGGCGTGCGCTGGCATTGCGCACCGGCGACGCCGTCTTGCAAGTCAGACGTGTACTTTCGTTCGCGGGCGCACCAACCATTTTGGAAGACTTGTGGTTGCCCGGCAATCCCTTCAAAGGCCTCACAGCAGAACGTCTCAGTGAGTATGACGGCCCCATGTATGCGCTGTTCGAGACCGAATTTGGTGTCCGCATGGTCCGCGCAGAAGAACGCATCAAAGCAGTGGTGCCGGATGCTGCGCAATGCAAGCTCCTCGAGATTAAATCTCACACACCCCTGTTAAGCGTGGAGCGCATCGCCTACACCTACAACGACACGCCGATGGAATTGCGTCGAGGCTTTTATGTCACCGACACCCATCATTACCATAACGAACTCAATTGACGCCCAGGCGACTTTTTGAAGCAATGACATCTCGATGTGTAATTTCTTTCTGAAATCCTCATGTCAGTTTGTTGCGTTGCAATAGAATCCGCGAACACTGAATTTAAAAATGACAGTGCCGTTACCAAAGAGGAATAAAAAATGACCGAAACCGCCCGTCAAAGGCCTGAATTTCGCAACATCAACGCCATCAGCGATTTGCCTACCTATCGCCTTCCTGCGGCGGGTTGGGTGTCCATCCTGCACCGCGTCAGCGGCGCTTTGATGTTTTTGCTGATGCCCTTCATCATTTGGATGTTTGACAACTCAATCACATCTGAGTTTTCATTTGCCGCATTTGCGGCCGCTTTCAATGTCGGCATTGGTTTCATTCCAGGCTGGTTCATGAAATTGGTCGCTCTGGCCCTCATTTGGGCCTATTTGCACCACTTCATTGCGGGTGTTCGTCACCTCTACATGGACACTTTCCATGCGGTGACCAAAGAATTCGGCAAGTCTTCTGCCGTGGCCACGCTGGTCTTAAGCCTTGGCCTCACTGTCGTTCTCGCTGCCAAATTGTTTGGCCTTTACTAATTAGGAACAGAACTCATGTCAGTCAATTACGGTTCCAAACGCGTCACAACAGGCGCTCGCTACGGTCTGCGCGACTGGTTAGCCCAACGCATTACAGCAGCCCTGATGGCCTCTTTCACCTTGGTGGTGTTGGCGCAAGTTATTTTCACCAGTGGCCCCATTGGCTACGAAGAGTGGTCCGGCATTTTTTCAGCCCAATGGATGAAGTTTTTAACTTTTGTCACCATCCTCTCTTTGCTCTATCACGCATGGGTTGGCATTCGTGACATTTGGATGGACTACATCAAACCCTTGGGTTTGCGTCTTTTCTTGCACGTTGCTTCATTGGCTTGGCTCATCGGTTGCGCTGGCTGGGCTGTTCAGGCCTTGTGGCGTCTTTGATGCCGTTCAGATCCGCTTAAAGACTGAACCCCATCCTTATTCAACAAGAATTCAAACACCATGACTTACACCAAAGACAAGATCGCCACGCGTAAATTTGACGTCGTGATCGTCGGCGCAGGCGGCTCCGGCATGCGCGCTTCATTGCAACTGGCACGTGCCGGTTTGAACGTTGCTGTTCTCTCCAAAGTATTCCCCACACGCTCACACACTGTGGCCGCACAAGGTGGTATTGGCGCTTCATTGGGCAACATGTCCGATGACAACTGGCACTACCACTTCTACGACACCATCAAGGGTTCTGACTGGCTGGGCGACCAAGACGCCATCGAATTCATGTGCCGCGAAGCACCCAAGGTGGTGTACGACCTTGAACACATGGGCATGCCCTTTGACCGCAACCCAGACGGCACCATTTACCAACGTCCTTTTGGCGGTCACACCGCCAACTATGGCGAAAAGCCTGT is drawn from Limnohabitans sp. 103DPR2 and contains these coding sequences:
- a CDS encoding GntR family transcriptional regulator; its protein translation is MTSQVFSDDSAGFPDASAAAPAFSPLYQQIKGLILQSLQSGEWKPGEGIPSEMDLAARYRVSQGTVRKAIDELANGNLLVRRQGKGTFVATHAEQQVQYRFLKLLPDEGDPKSEGPAQRKIIDCKRLRANADIGRALALRTGDAVLQVRRVLSFAGAPTILEDLWLPGNPFKGLTAERLSEYDGPMYALFETEFGVRMVRAEERIKAVVPDAAQCKLLEIKSHTPLLSVERIAYTYNDTPMELRRGFYVTDTHHYHNELN
- the sdhC gene encoding succinate dehydrogenase, cytochrome b556 subunit, translated to MTETARQRPEFRNINAISDLPTYRLPAAGWVSILHRVSGALMFLLMPFIIWMFDNSITSEFSFAAFAAAFNVGIGFIPGWFMKLVALALIWAYLHHFIAGVRHLYMDTFHAVTKEFGKSSAVATLVLSLGLTVVLAAKLFGLY
- the sdhD gene encoding succinate dehydrogenase, hydrophobic membrane anchor protein, translating into MSVNYGSKRVTTGARYGLRDWLAQRITAALMASFTLVVLAQVIFTSGPIGYEEWSGIFSAQWMKFLTFVTILSLLYHAWVGIRDIWMDYIKPLGLRLFLHVASLAWLIGCAGWAVQALWRL